A single region of the Erythrobacter sp. genome encodes:
- a CDS encoding UrcA family protein, whose product MFKTLYAAAALATLAVAAPASAKEEAVSVTVSFAGLDIASKDGFAAFEQRIDTAIDRACRINGRRTLAEMRAVRDCKASMTTSAELAVAELLASPERFASANEITLRG is encoded by the coding sequence ATGTTCAAGACCCTTTACGCCGCCGCCGCTCTCGCCACCCTCGCCGTCGCGGCCCCCGCCAGCGCCAAGGAAGAAGCGGTGAGCGTCACCGTCAGCTTCGCCGGCCTCGACATTGCGAGCAAGGACGGCTTCGCCGCGTTCGAGCAGCGCATCGACACCGCGATCGACCGCGCCTGCCGCATCAACGGGCGCCGCACCCTCGCCGAAATGCGCGCGGTCCGCGACTGCAAGGCGAGCATGACCACGAGCGCCGAACTCGCGGTGGCCGAACTGCTCGCATCGCCCGAACGCTTCGCCTCGGCGAACGAAATCACCCTTCGCGGCTGA
- a CDS encoding glutaredoxin yields MKQPRTAKLYRMVMPGHVCPYGIKSKWLLEREGYAVEDHHLTTRAETDAFKAEHGVKTTPQAFIGRERIGGYTDLAAHFGKPAKTEGTTYRPVIALFALMALMAAGAAYVATGAAFSLLAAEWFVSFSMVGLAYLKLRDVESFSTMFLNYDLLAKRWVPYGYVYPHAEGLAGLLMTAHVLDIVSIPLALTIGTIGAVSVFKAVYVEKRELKCACVGGDSNVPLGFVSLTENLFMIGMALWMLAKPALL; encoded by the coding sequence ATGAAACAGCCCCGCACCGCCAAACTCTACCGCATGGTCATGCCGGGCCATGTCTGCCCCTACGGCATCAAGTCGAAATGGCTGCTCGAACGCGAGGGCTATGCGGTCGAGGACCACCACCTCACGACCCGCGCCGAAACCGACGCCTTCAAGGCCGAGCACGGCGTCAAGACCACTCCGCAGGCGTTCATCGGGAGAGAGCGGATCGGCGGTTACACCGATCTCGCCGCGCATTTCGGCAAGCCCGCGAAGACCGAGGGGACGACCTACCGCCCCGTGATCGCGCTGTTCGCGCTGATGGCGCTGATGGCGGCGGGTGCGGCTTATGTCGCGACCGGCGCGGCGTTCTCGCTCCTTGCCGCGGAATGGTTCGTCAGCTTCTCGATGGTCGGCCTCGCCTACCTCAAGCTGCGCGATGTCGAGAGCTTCTCGACCATGTTCCTCAATTACGACCTGCTGGCGAAGCGCTGGGTGCCCTATGGCTATGTCTATCCGCACGCCGAGGGGCTGGCGGGGCTCCTGATGACCGCGCACGTGCTCGACATCGTCTCGATCCCGCTCGCGCTCACGATCGGCACCATCGGCGCTGTCAGCGTGTTCAAGGCGGTCTATGTCGAAAAGCGCGAACTCAAGTGCGCCTGTGTCGGCGGGGACAGCAATGTGCCATTGGGCTTCGTCTCGCTGACCGAAAACCTCTTCATGATCGGCATGGCGCTTTGGATGCTGGCGAAACCGGCGCTGCTGTGA
- a CDS encoding metal-sensitive transcriptional regulator — MDEKTRAKVQRLNRIAGQVRGVAQMIEDDRYCIDILHQIAAIKSALAKVESQVLKDHAACCVAEAIASGDEAEQRAKFEELVDLLERGRK; from the coding sequence ATGGACGAGAAGACCAGGGCCAAGGTGCAGCGGCTGAACCGCATCGCGGGCCAGGTGCGCGGCGTCGCGCAGATGATCGAGGACGACCGCTACTGCATCGACATCCTCCACCAGATCGCCGCGATCAAGTCCGCGCTCGCCAAGGTCGAAAGCCAGGTCCTGAAGGACCACGCCGCCTGCTGTGTCGCCGAGGCGATCGCCAGCGGCGACGAGGCCGAGCAGCGCGCCAAGTTCGAGGAACTGGTCGACCTTTTGGAACGAGGTCGCAAGTAA